In Terriglobia bacterium, one genomic interval encodes:
- a CDS encoding efflux RND transporter periplasmic adaptor subunit: protein MTTKTTLAGILLLAAAAAASCASKADNPQGGRPPVAVETAPAVTGTLEESIEVVGSLAPKNDAEVRAEYAGAVAEIYVSEWVPVKKGTPLARLDTRELDAAVSAAEASAREAEAAVERADREYERAVKLKDAGLMTQQGLDEALTAKDAARAAVEAARARAATAGARLEKAMIRSPLDGIVASRDVSVGDFADKGSLFRVVDNRLLDLVVTVPSGRIHGVRVGQKLVFSSDAVPGRSFEGTVAHINPEAEAGSRAVRVLAEVPNPGGELKGGLFVKGRILTGARSGVVQVPRAALLSWDVRAKKADVFVLSGDTARRRTVVTGAIAGDAVEIGSGLAAGDVVVTRGAFNLRDGDRVAVAGNRGA, encoded by the coding sequence GCCTCGTGCGCCTCGAAGGCGGACAACCCGCAGGGGGGGCGCCCGCCCGTGGCAGTGGAGACCGCGCCGGCGGTGACCGGCACGCTCGAGGAGAGCATCGAGGTGGTGGGCTCGCTTGCGCCGAAAAACGACGCCGAGGTCCGCGCGGAGTACGCCGGAGCCGTGGCCGAGATCTACGTCAGCGAGTGGGTCCCGGTGAAGAAGGGGACGCCGCTGGCCCGCCTGGACACCCGCGAGCTCGATGCGGCGGTGAGCGCGGCGGAAGCGTCGGCCCGCGAGGCGGAGGCCGCGGTCGAGCGCGCCGACCGGGAGTACGAGCGCGCCGTCAAGCTCAAGGACGCCGGGCTCATGACCCAGCAGGGGCTCGACGAGGCGCTCACCGCCAAGGACGCCGCGCGCGCCGCGGTCGAGGCCGCCCGGGCCCGGGCCGCGACCGCCGGAGCGCGGCTCGAGAAGGCGATGATCCGGTCCCCCCTCGACGGCATCGTCGCCTCCCGCGACGTGAGCGTGGGCGACTTCGCCGACAAGGGCTCGCTCTTCCGCGTGGTGGACAACCGCCTCCTCGATCTCGTCGTCACGGTGCCGTCGGGACGGATTCACGGGGTAAGGGTCGGGCAGAAGCTCGTGTTCTCGAGCGACGCGGTCCCCGGCCGCTCGTTCGAGGGGACGGTGGCGCACATCAACCCCGAGGCCGAGGCCGGGAGCCGTGCGGTGCGCGTCCTGGCGGAGGTGCCCAACCCCGGCGGCGAGCTGAAGGGCGGCCTGTTCGTCAAGGGCCGCATCCTGACCGGCGCGCGCTCCGGCGTCGTCCAGGTGCCGCGCGCCGCCCTCCTGTCCTGGGACGTCCGGGCGAAGAAGGCGGACGTGTTCGTGCTCAGCGGTGACACGGCCAGGAGGCGAACCGTGGTGACCGGGGCGATCGCCGGGGACGCCGTCGAGATCGGCTCGGGCCTCGCCGCCGGGGACGTGGTCGTGACCCGCGGCGCGTTCAACCTCAGGGACGGCGACCGGGTGGCGGTGGCCGGGAACCGGGGGGCCTGA